In Odocoileus virginianus isolate 20LAN1187 ecotype Illinois chromosome 23, Ovbor_1.2, whole genome shotgun sequence, one DNA window encodes the following:
- the PDE6H gene encoding retinal cone rhodopsin-sensitive cGMP 3',5'-cyclic phosphodiesterase subunit gamma has product MSDNTALAPPTSNQGPTTPRKGPPKFKQRQSRQFKSKPPKKGVKGFGDDIPGMEGLGTDITVICPWEAFSHLELHELAQFGII; this is encoded by the exons ATGAGCGACAATACTGCGTTGGCTCCTCCGACTTCAAACCAGGGTCCCACCACCCCACGCAAAGGGCCCCCTAAGTTCAAGCAGAGGCAGTCTCGTCAGTTCAAGAGCAAGCCTCCTAAGAAAGGTGTGAAAGG GTTTGGAGACGACATTCCAGGCATGGAGGGACTAGGAACAG ATATCACTGTGATCTGTCCTTGGGAGGCATTCAGCCACTTGGAGTTGCACGAGCTCGCTCAGTTTGGGATCATCTGA